From Caretta caretta isolate rCarCar2 chromosome 3, rCarCar1.hap1, whole genome shotgun sequence, a single genomic window includes:
- the LOC125633355 gene encoding uncharacterized protein LOC125633355 isoform X1, protein MRLRESSALRLAGMEKKKILMKSKVAASNLLSALHSLYQFGHLCDVTVHTEHLGIQEEFLVHKAVLAASSNYFKGLFLHGEMLDAKNCTVTLQDIYTEEFTSFLEFVYTAEVEIDAEKLHRMKEVAERLECKDLLDICEEMKAEGRKALDLSVHLKGQICENGGSQWVRVQQAEDNEVNDSSQIGATPMKRKFWDSQKCRKLQPDYEIVDGQPPNPNKGGTDLLESKAGMAKSDKQNKIETGEMISMDTVNPEENKTSHCALNRSDSKETCIVIKNVLPGQEEDENSLISERPSKTERRKSPRNVSKVLPQMYTCEKCNQSFHFIKHYQSHMELEHDINIVLKHSCNVCDQLFSNRQNLRQHHLTVHNDERRFPCVFCDKRFKRRKDINDHIRRVHEKKRNPQACPYCNKVISSKCGLTVHIRTHTGEKPYKCERCPASFAQRSAYNTHVRKIHESGQDRKLMPVYWMVVPPADRPDATYCETNISKERWVGASDTGLRKATRSKEAMDYEEEPESSSNAQVDCRNEGEERKGQYDEAEANREDENEDGDEDEEGTNVKGEEEGDYDAVYSEADGGKDNEDVSTDDDDDSSNDKDAEENESGENFKIKKVTKARVTKKSAYVITCDKCDEQFVSRKKYVDHCKDVHQSLPGKVYQCDICSKSFASYNSWKEHRACVHTEERQFACTLCNATFKRKRDVRTHYMRKHEGRVKRPLCSVCGKILSSRTALVFHMRTHTGEKPYECSICHSKFAQPSQLKIHTRSHTGEKPYICEDCGACFADKGKLNGHKRTHTGERLFKCDVCGKHFATNEYLKCHKRCHMGAKPYKCGVCGKTFGLRASLAQHSNVHAETRPYFCEQCGKTFTQQGALRRHQRIHTGEKPYKCRACERTFTDMSTLRRHVSIHDRNAHWRSFLIDLTTKKDHNWSKIETLSDVCMGEDSAPEIWSVDQGKLYKPESISIKKAEQRQSSVNMRDADHSLLYL, encoded by the exons ATGAGACTGCGCGAGAGCAGCGCGCTCCGCCTGGCAGG GATGGAGAAGAAGAAAATTCTAATGAAATCCAAAGTTGCTGCTTCAAACCTTCTGAGTGCGCTGCATTCGCTCTATCAGTTTGGCCACCTCTGTGATGTGACGGTCCATACTGAACACCTAGGGATCCAGGAGGAGTTTCTGGTTCACAAGGCTGTCTTGGCTGCTTCCAGCAATTACTTTAAGGGGCTTTTTCTTCACGGTGAGATGTTGGATGCTAAGAATTGCACCGTGACTCTACAGGACATATACACAGAAGAATTCACCTCCTTTCTGGAATTCGTCTACACTGCAGAAGTAGAGATTGACGCAGAAAAGTTGCATCGGATGAAGGAGGTAGCCGAGAGACTCGAGTGCAAGGATTTGCTTGACATTTGTGAAGAAATGAAGGCGGAGGGTAGAAAAGCCTTAGATTTGAGTGTCCATTTGAAAGGTCAGATATGTGAAAATGGTGGGTCCCAGTGGGTTCGTGTCCAGCAAGCAGAAGACAATGAAGTGAATGATTCTTCCCAAATTGGGGCGACACCCATGAAGAGAAAATTTTGGGACAGCCAGAAATGCAGAAAATTGCAACCAGACTATGAGATTGTTGATGGACAACCTCCAAATCCCAATAAAGGCGGGACAGATCTTCTGGAGTCGAAAGCTGGGATGGCAAAGTCagacaaacagaacaaaatagaGACAGGTGAGATGATTAGCATGGATACAGTCAACCCAGAGGAAAATAAGACAAGCCATTGTGCCCTAAACCGGTCAgactcaaaggaaacctgcatagtGATCAAAAATGtgctccctggccaggaggaggaTGAAAATAGTTTAATTTCTGAGCGCCCCAGTAAAACTGAACGCAGGAAATCACCTCGCAACGTATCAAAAGTCTTGCCACAAATGTACACGTGTGAGAAGTGTAACCAGTCATTCCATTTCATCAAACACTATCAGTCGCACATGGAGCTGGAACACGACATCAACATAGTCCTCAAACACAGCTGCAATGTGTGCGACCAGCTCTTCTCAAATCGCCAGAACCTCAGGCAGCACCACCTCACAGTTCACAACGACGAGCGACGCTTCCCTTGCGTGTTTTGTGACAAGAGGTTCAAGCGCCGGAAGGATATAAATGACCATATCCGGAGGgtgcatgaaaagaaaaggaatccCCAGGCATGTCCATACTGCAACAAGGTTATCAGCTCCAAATGTGGCCTGACAGTTCACATTCGAacccacactggagagaaaccTTATAAATGTGAACGCTGCCCAGCCAGTTTTGCTCAGAGGTCTGCTTACAATACCCATGTAAG aaaaatacaCGAATCTGGGCAAGACAGGAAGCTTATGCCAGTCTACTGGATGGTAGTTCCACCTGCAGATAGACCAGATGCAACATACTGTGAAACCAATATTAGCAAAGAAAGATGGGTTGGAGCATCAGATACTGGGTTGCGAAAAGCTACCAGGAGCAAAGAAGCCATGGACTACGAGGAAGAACCAGAGAGCTCATCTAATGCACAAGTGGATTGCCGCAATgaaggggaagaaaggaaggggCAATATGATGAAGCTGAAGCTAACAGAGAAGATGAAAATGAAGATGGGGATGAGGATGAAGAAGGAACTAATgtgaagggggaagaggagggagattaCGATGCAGTTTATTCTGAAGCAGATGGTGGTAAAGATAACGAGGATGTTAGTACAGATGATGACGATGACTCCTCTAACGATAAAGATGCTGAAGAAAATGAATCGGgtgaaaactttaaaataaagaagGTAACTAAGGCCCGGGTAACTAAGAAGTCTGCCTATGTTATAACATGTGATAAATGTGATGAGCAGTTTGTCTCTCGGAAAAAATATGTGGATCACTGCAAAGATGTCCATCAGTCCTTGCCCGGTAAAGTCTATCAGTGTGATATCTGTAGCAAGTCATTTGCTAGCTACAACAGCTGGAAAGAGCACAGAGCGTGTGTCCATACTGAAGAAAGGCAATTTGCCTGCACTCTCTGCAATGctacatttaaaagaaagagaGACGTGAGGACACATTATATGCGGAAGCACGAAGGGAGAGTGAAGCGCCCACTGTGTTCGGTCTGTGGGAAGATTCTGAGCTCTCGAACTGCATTGGTGTTTCACATGCGGACACATACAGGGGAAAAACCCTACGAATGTAGCATTTGTCATTCCAAATTTGCACAGCCATCACAGCTTAAGATCCACACCAG GTCTCATACAGGAGAAAAGCCATATATTTGTGAGGACTGCGGAGCTTGCTTTGCTGACAAAGGCAAACTAAATGGTCACAAGAGGACACATACAG GAGAGCGTCTCTTTAAATGTGATGTGTGTGGAAAACATTTTGCCACCAATGAGTACTTAAAATGCCATAAGCGATGCCACATGGGAGCTAAGCCCTATAAATGTGGTGTTTGTGGGAAAACGTTTGGACTGAGAGCCTCGCTAGCCCAACACAGTAACGTTCATGCAG AGACACGTCCATATTTCTGTGAACAGTGTGGAAAAACATTTACTCAGCAAGGAGCTCTCAGGCGTCACCAGCGTATTCACACCGGTGAAAAACCATACAAGTGCAGGGCTTGTGAGAGAACCTTCACAGACATGTCCACCTTACGGAGACACGTATCG atCCATGACCGGAATGCTCACTGGAGAAGTTTCTTAATAGATCTTACTACCAAAAAAGACCATAATTGGTCCAAAATAGAAACCTTATCAGATGTCTGTATGGGTGAGGACTCGGCACCTGAAATTTGGTCCGTTGACCAAGGTAAACTTTATAAACCAGAAAGCATTAGCATAAAAAAAGCAGAACAGAGGCAATCTAGTGTTAACATGCGAGACGCTGATCACTCCCTTTTATACTTGTAA
- the LOC125633355 gene encoding uncharacterized protein LOC125633355 isoform X2, whose translation MEKKKILMKSKVAASNLLSALHSLYQFGHLCDVTVHTEHLGIQEEFLVHKAVLAASSNYFKGLFLHGEMLDAKNCTVTLQDIYTEEFTSFLEFVYTAEVEIDAEKLHRMKEVAERLECKDLLDICEEMKAEGRKALDLSVHLKGQICENGGSQWVRVQQAEDNEVNDSSQIGATPMKRKFWDSQKCRKLQPDYEIVDGQPPNPNKGGTDLLESKAGMAKSDKQNKIETGEMISMDTVNPEENKTSHCALNRSDSKETCIVIKNVLPGQEEDENSLISERPSKTERRKSPRNVSKVLPQMYTCEKCNQSFHFIKHYQSHMELEHDINIVLKHSCNVCDQLFSNRQNLRQHHLTVHNDERRFPCVFCDKRFKRRKDINDHIRRVHEKKRNPQACPYCNKVISSKCGLTVHIRTHTGEKPYKCERCPASFAQRSAYNTHVRKIHESGQDRKLMPVYWMVVPPADRPDATYCETNISKERWVGASDTGLRKATRSKEAMDYEEEPESSSNAQVDCRNEGEERKGQYDEAEANREDENEDGDEDEEGTNVKGEEEGDYDAVYSEADGGKDNEDVSTDDDDDSSNDKDAEENESGENFKIKKVTKARVTKKSAYVITCDKCDEQFVSRKKYVDHCKDVHQSLPGKVYQCDICSKSFASYNSWKEHRACVHTEERQFACTLCNATFKRKRDVRTHYMRKHEGRVKRPLCSVCGKILSSRTALVFHMRTHTGEKPYECSICHSKFAQPSQLKIHTRSHTGEKPYICEDCGACFADKGKLNGHKRTHTGERLFKCDVCGKHFATNEYLKCHKRCHMGAKPYKCGVCGKTFGLRASLAQHSNVHAETRPYFCEQCGKTFTQQGALRRHQRIHTGEKPYKCRACERTFTDMSTLRRHVSIHDRNAHWRSFLIDLTTKKDHNWSKIETLSDVCMGEDSAPEIWSVDQGKLYKPESISIKKAEQRQSSVNMRDADHSLLYL comes from the exons ATGGAGAAGAAGAAAATTCTAATGAAATCCAAAGTTGCTGCTTCAAACCTTCTGAGTGCGCTGCATTCGCTCTATCAGTTTGGCCACCTCTGTGATGTGACGGTCCATACTGAACACCTAGGGATCCAGGAGGAGTTTCTGGTTCACAAGGCTGTCTTGGCTGCTTCCAGCAATTACTTTAAGGGGCTTTTTCTTCACGGTGAGATGTTGGATGCTAAGAATTGCACCGTGACTCTACAGGACATATACACAGAAGAATTCACCTCCTTTCTGGAATTCGTCTACACTGCAGAAGTAGAGATTGACGCAGAAAAGTTGCATCGGATGAAGGAGGTAGCCGAGAGACTCGAGTGCAAGGATTTGCTTGACATTTGTGAAGAAATGAAGGCGGAGGGTAGAAAAGCCTTAGATTTGAGTGTCCATTTGAAAGGTCAGATATGTGAAAATGGTGGGTCCCAGTGGGTTCGTGTCCAGCAAGCAGAAGACAATGAAGTGAATGATTCTTCCCAAATTGGGGCGACACCCATGAAGAGAAAATTTTGGGACAGCCAGAAATGCAGAAAATTGCAACCAGACTATGAGATTGTTGATGGACAACCTCCAAATCCCAATAAAGGCGGGACAGATCTTCTGGAGTCGAAAGCTGGGATGGCAAAGTCagacaaacagaacaaaatagaGACAGGTGAGATGATTAGCATGGATACAGTCAACCCAGAGGAAAATAAGACAAGCCATTGTGCCCTAAACCGGTCAgactcaaaggaaacctgcatagtGATCAAAAATGtgctccctggccaggaggaggaTGAAAATAGTTTAATTTCTGAGCGCCCCAGTAAAACTGAACGCAGGAAATCACCTCGCAACGTATCAAAAGTCTTGCCACAAATGTACACGTGTGAGAAGTGTAACCAGTCATTCCATTTCATCAAACACTATCAGTCGCACATGGAGCTGGAACACGACATCAACATAGTCCTCAAACACAGCTGCAATGTGTGCGACCAGCTCTTCTCAAATCGCCAGAACCTCAGGCAGCACCACCTCACAGTTCACAACGACGAGCGACGCTTCCCTTGCGTGTTTTGTGACAAGAGGTTCAAGCGCCGGAAGGATATAAATGACCATATCCGGAGGgtgcatgaaaagaaaaggaatccCCAGGCATGTCCATACTGCAACAAGGTTATCAGCTCCAAATGTGGCCTGACAGTTCACATTCGAacccacactggagagaaaccTTATAAATGTGAACGCTGCCCAGCCAGTTTTGCTCAGAGGTCTGCTTACAATACCCATGTAAG aaaaatacaCGAATCTGGGCAAGACAGGAAGCTTATGCCAGTCTACTGGATGGTAGTTCCACCTGCAGATAGACCAGATGCAACATACTGTGAAACCAATATTAGCAAAGAAAGATGGGTTGGAGCATCAGATACTGGGTTGCGAAAAGCTACCAGGAGCAAAGAAGCCATGGACTACGAGGAAGAACCAGAGAGCTCATCTAATGCACAAGTGGATTGCCGCAATgaaggggaagaaaggaaggggCAATATGATGAAGCTGAAGCTAACAGAGAAGATGAAAATGAAGATGGGGATGAGGATGAAGAAGGAACTAATgtgaagggggaagaggagggagattaCGATGCAGTTTATTCTGAAGCAGATGGTGGTAAAGATAACGAGGATGTTAGTACAGATGATGACGATGACTCCTCTAACGATAAAGATGCTGAAGAAAATGAATCGGgtgaaaactttaaaataaagaagGTAACTAAGGCCCGGGTAACTAAGAAGTCTGCCTATGTTATAACATGTGATAAATGTGATGAGCAGTTTGTCTCTCGGAAAAAATATGTGGATCACTGCAAAGATGTCCATCAGTCCTTGCCCGGTAAAGTCTATCAGTGTGATATCTGTAGCAAGTCATTTGCTAGCTACAACAGCTGGAAAGAGCACAGAGCGTGTGTCCATACTGAAGAAAGGCAATTTGCCTGCACTCTCTGCAATGctacatttaaaagaaagagaGACGTGAGGACACATTATATGCGGAAGCACGAAGGGAGAGTGAAGCGCCCACTGTGTTCGGTCTGTGGGAAGATTCTGAGCTCTCGAACTGCATTGGTGTTTCACATGCGGACACATACAGGGGAAAAACCCTACGAATGTAGCATTTGTCATTCCAAATTTGCACAGCCATCACAGCTTAAGATCCACACCAG GTCTCATACAGGAGAAAAGCCATATATTTGTGAGGACTGCGGAGCTTGCTTTGCTGACAAAGGCAAACTAAATGGTCACAAGAGGACACATACAG GAGAGCGTCTCTTTAAATGTGATGTGTGTGGAAAACATTTTGCCACCAATGAGTACTTAAAATGCCATAAGCGATGCCACATGGGAGCTAAGCCCTATAAATGTGGTGTTTGTGGGAAAACGTTTGGACTGAGAGCCTCGCTAGCCCAACACAGTAACGTTCATGCAG AGACACGTCCATATTTCTGTGAACAGTGTGGAAAAACATTTACTCAGCAAGGAGCTCTCAGGCGTCACCAGCGTATTCACACCGGTGAAAAACCATACAAGTGCAGGGCTTGTGAGAGAACCTTCACAGACATGTCCACCTTACGGAGACACGTATCG atCCATGACCGGAATGCTCACTGGAGAAGTTTCTTAATAGATCTTACTACCAAAAAAGACCATAATTGGTCCAAAATAGAAACCTTATCAGATGTCTGTATGGGTGAGGACTCGGCACCTGAAATTTGGTCCGTTGACCAAGGTAAACTTTATAAACCAGAAAGCATTAGCATAAAAAAAGCAGAACAGAGGCAATCTAGTGTTAACATGCGAGACGCTGATCACTCCCTTTTATACTTGTAA